The following are encoded together in the Cytophagales bacterium genome:
- a CDS encoding carboxypeptidase-like regulatory domain-containing protein, translated as MKTLFFIILTFILVPVFGQDHQIQTKISGYVIDSITKEPIPFANIIMISDLGTTSDFDGFFILELTEDSISELTVSAIGYRKKKFLPKKNTNPQTVKLTSVPLNPESEFVILGKPIDTFYFENGQIEKIKYQGRDEVTFYKSGQMKSQSVNGSYRSWFENGKLKYQSILKFNHHRTVTEWYDNNQIKEQGTMYWGDNKKTNEGDWFKNNDWRYWRRDGKEK; from the coding sequence ATGAAGACATTGTTTTTTATTATACTGACTTTTATCTTAGTTCCAGTTTTCGGACAAGACCACCAAATTCAGACTAAAATATCGGGATATGTGATTGATAGCATAACAAAGGAACCAATTCCATTTGCAAATATTATTATGATTTCCGACTTAGGTACAACTTCCGATTTTGATGGATTTTTTATCTTAGAACTTACTGAAGACTCAATATCTGAATTAACGGTTTCAGCCATCGGTTATAGAAAAAAGAAATTTCTCCCCAAAAAGAATACTAATCCGCAGACTGTAAAATTAACATCCGTTCCTCTTAATCCAGAAAGTGAATTTGTTATTTTGGGAAAGCCTATTGACACTTTTTATTTTGAAAATGGACAAATTGAAAAGATAAAATATCAAGGTCGTGACGAAGTTACTTTTTATAAAAGCGGACAAATGAAATCGCAGTCAGTTAATGGTTCATATCGCAGTTGGTTCGAAAACGGAAAACTTAAGTATCAATCTATTTTGAAGTTTAATCATCATCGCACTGTAACGGAATGGTATGATAATAATCAAATAAAGGAACAAGGAACGATGTATTGGGGAGATAATAAAAAGACAAATGAAGGTGACTGGTTTAAAAACAATGATTGGAGATATTGGAGAAGAGACGGAAAAGAAAAATAA
- a CDS encoding amidophosphoribosyltransferase, with translation MSDTIHHHCGIAFIRLRYPLSYYLEKYGTALYGINKLYLLMEKQHNRGQDGAGVASIKLNVQPGYRYFEKLRSVDRQPIEDIFQKISKKYKALLKENPGKTNDATWIKEHFDFAGEVLMGHLRYATHGEYGLQNCHPVIRQNNWRSRTLALAGNFNMTNVDELFDVLVNIGQHPKDKIDTVIVLEKIGHFLDEGVQAIYDKYKGKYPNSEITEFVENELDMIRVLKNSFKDFDGGYAMAGITGNGSAFVARDPAGIRPVCYYADDEVVIAASEKPAIKTAFEIEYNEIKEIPPGYALIVNTKGDLDCCEFIEPLQKKSCSFERIYFSRGSDPDIYKERKMLGKLLAPKILKTIDYDLENTIFSYIPNTAETAFLGLMEAVEDLKSQIPNPKSQIQKPRIEKLVIKDAKLRTFITDEGHRGDLVAHVYDATYEIINKGKDTLVVIDDSIVRGTTLEKSILKMLDKLGPKRIVIVSSAPQIRYPDCYGIDMSKMKDFVAFRAVIKLLEDSNKEYIMEEVLQKCKVANEKKQGVGNGPNIQTQSAGQVVKNYVKEIYAPFSDEEISDKIAQIIAAPDLKAEVKVLYQTIENLHKACPDHLGDWYFTGNYPTPGGNLVANQAFINYMEGSFERAY, from the coding sequence ATGTCCGATACCATCCACCACCACTGCGGGATCGCATTTATCCGCCTCCGTTATCCTCTTTCTTATTACCTGGAAAAGTACGGCACAGCCCTGTACGGGATCAATAAATTATACCTTTTAATGGAAAAGCAGCATAACCGGGGGCAGGATGGTGCAGGTGTGGCTTCAATAAAACTAAATGTTCAACCTGGTTACAGGTATTTTGAAAAACTTCGCTCTGTGGACAGGCAGCCCATAGAGGATATTTTTCAAAAGATCAGTAAAAAATATAAAGCTTTATTAAAAGAAAACCCGGGTAAAACAAATGATGCAACCTGGATAAAAGAGCATTTCGATTTTGCAGGTGAAGTTTTGATGGGCCATTTAAGATATGCAACGCATGGGGAATACGGGTTGCAAAATTGCCACCCGGTGATCAGGCAAAATAACTGGCGCAGCAGAACTTTGGCGCTTGCCGGTAATTTTAATATGACCAATGTAGATGAACTATTTGATGTTCTGGTCAATATCGGGCAGCACCCAAAAGATAAGATAGACACGGTGATTGTATTAGAAAAAATAGGCCACTTCTTAGATGAAGGCGTTCAGGCGATCTATGATAAATACAAAGGCAAATATCCAAACAGTGAAATTACTGAATTTGTAGAAAATGAGTTGGATATGATCCGGGTTTTAAAGAATTCCTTTAAAGATTTTGACGGTGGTTATGCCATGGCCGGGATCACCGGTAATGGTTCAGCTTTTGTTGCCAGGGACCCTGCCGGCATTCGTCCTGTCTGTTATTATGCAGATGATGAGGTGGTGATAGCTGCTTCAGAAAAACCTGCCATTAAAACTGCTTTTGAAATTGAATATAACGAAATAAAAGAAATCCCCCCGGGATATGCGCTCATTGTCAATACAAAAGGAGACCTGGACTGCTGCGAATTTATAGAACCACTGCAAAAAAAGTCGTGCAGTTTTGAACGAATATATTTCTCAAGAGGCAGCGATCCTGATATTTATAAGGAAAGGAAAATGCTGGGCAAGCTGCTTGCACCCAAAATACTCAAAACGATTGACTATGATCTTGAAAATACGATTTTTTCCTATATACCCAACACTGCTGAGACTGCATTTTTAGGATTGATGGAGGCGGTGGAGGATTTAAAATCCCAAATCCCAAATCCCAAATCCCAAATCCAAAAGCCCCGTATTGAAAAATTGGTGATTAAAGATGCAAAGCTGAGAACATTCATTACCGATGAGGGCCATAGAGGCGACCTTGTGGCACATGTTTATGATGCTACCTATGAAATTATCAATAAAGGAAAAGACACGCTGGTAGTGATTGACGACTCCATAGTAAGAGGAACTACGCTGGAAAAAAGCATTCTGAAAATGCTCGATAAATTGGGGCCAAAAAGGATCGTGATCGTTTCATCCGCCCCTCAGATCCGTTATCCTGACTGTTATGGTATTGATATGAGTAAGATGAAAGATTTTGTGGCTTTCAGGGCTGTGATCAAATTGCTGGAAGATTCAAACAAGGAGTATATCATGGAAGAAGTACTTCAAAAGTGTAAAGTTGCTAATGAAAAGAAGCAGGGAGTTGGGAACGGGCCGAATATCCAGACGCAGTCGGCAGGGCAAGTGGTGAAAAATTATGTAAAAGAAATATACGCTCCTTTTAGTGATGAAGAAATTTCAGATAAAATTGCTCAAATCATTGCTGCACCTGATTTGAAGGCAGAGGTTAAAGTGCTTTACCAAACCATTGAAAACCTGCATAAAGCCTGCCCGGATCACCTGGGCGATTGGTATTTTACAGGGAATTATCCAACACCGGGGGGAAACCTGGTTGCCAACCAGGCATTTATTAATTATATGGAAGGGAGCTTTGAAAGAGCTTACTAA
- a CDS encoding aminotransferase class I/II-fold pyridoxal phosphate-dependent enzyme, which translates to MTDLFEKLSANKGPLSRSSDRFQAEGYFFFPKLEGELASRMIFKGKEKIIWSINNYLGLANHPEVREADAKAAEEWGLAYPMGARMLTGNTAYHEQLEKELSEFVHKEDTILLNYGYQGMVSSIHSLLNRWDVVIYDSEAHGCIVDGVHLHVGKRFVYPHNNIENLEKQLQRAEHLVKDTDGAILVITEGVFGMAGDQGYLKEIIALKKRYHFRFFVDDAHGFGTVGQTGAGTGEEQGVQDGIDIYFSTFAKSMASIGAFISSDKCVIDNLRYNNRSQMLAKSLPLPVVIGNLKRLELLKNYPELREKLWDNVRYLQSGLKTRGFNIGRTNSPVTPVYMNCSMSETWSLVVDLRENYNIFCSVIIYPVVPKDILMLRIIPTAIHTKEDIEETLDAFSAVQEKLKAGEYAKEELVRV; encoded by the coding sequence ATGACAGATCTATTTGAAAAATTATCAGCAAACAAAGGCCCGTTGAGTCGTAGTTCTGATAGATTTCAGGCAGAAGGTTATTTTTTCTTTCCAAAGCTGGAGGGGGAGCTTGCTAGCCGGATGATCTTCAAAGGTAAGGAAAAAATAATCTGGAGTATAAATAATTATTTAGGATTAGCCAACCACCCTGAAGTGCGTGAAGCGGATGCAAAGGCAGCAGAAGAATGGGGACTGGCTTACCCGATGGGAGCACGAATGCTGACAGGAAACACAGCTTATCATGAACAATTAGAAAAGGAGCTTTCTGAATTCGTTCACAAAGAAGATACCATATTACTGAATTACGGCTACCAGGGAATGGTTTCTTCGATCCACTCTTTGCTTAATAGATGGGATGTAGTTATTTATGATTCAGAAGCACATGGTTGTATTGTAGATGGTGTTCATTTACATGTGGGTAAACGTTTTGTATATCCTCATAATAATATTGAAAACCTTGAAAAGCAATTACAAAGAGCTGAACACCTGGTAAAGGACACAGATGGGGCCATCTTGGTAATAACAGAAGGCGTATTTGGTATGGCAGGTGACCAGGGATATTTAAAGGAGATCATTGCATTAAAAAAAAGGTATCATTTTAGATTTTTTGTAGATGATGCACATGGTTTTGGAACTGTTGGTCAAACCGGGGCAGGAACAGGTGAAGAACAAGGCGTGCAGGATGGAATAGATATATACTTTTCTACTTTTGCAAAGTCTATGGCAAGCATCGGTGCATTTATCTCAAGCGATAAGTGCGTGATTGACAATTTAAGATATAATAACCGTTCACAGATGTTGGCAAAATCGCTTCCACTGCCCGTCGTAATTGGGAATTTAAAACGTCTTGAACTGTTGAAAAACTACCCCGAACTGAGAGAGAAACTCTGGGACAATGTAAGATATTTACAATCAGGTTTGAAAACACGCGGTTTTAACATAGGCAGAACAAATTCACCTGTCACTCCTGTATACATGAATTGCAGTATGTCAGAGACATGGAGCCTGGTGGTTGATCTGAGAGAAAACTATAATATTTTTTGTTCGGTTATTATTTACCCGGTCGTTCCTAAAGATATATTGATGCTAAGGATCATTCCAACCGCAATTCATACAAAAGAAGATATAGAGGAAACGCTGGATGCCTTTTCTGCTGTACAGGAGAAATTGAAGGCGGGGGAGTATGCTAAGGAGGAACTTGTGAGGGTTTAA
- a CDS encoding 4-hydroxy-tetrahydrodipicolinate synthase: MNNKFRGTGVALITPFKKDLSVDFDAFAKLLDFTIDGGIDYLVVSGTTGESATTTPDEKNEILSSAIKHVKGRKSVVYGIGGNNTQAVIEVIKNSDFTGVDAILSVSPYYNKPTQEGIYRHYSAIAENCPVPVILYNVPGRTSSNITAETTIRLARHHNIIGIKEASGDLGQCMQIVKNSADDFLVISGDDLLTVPMLSFGMDGVISVLANAFPEKFSSLVSMGLKGQFKPASKLLFDLLEINPLMYEESNPVGIKAALEVLGICNRTVRAPLIDASEGLVKRIRKLLKAV, encoded by the coding sequence ATGAACAATAAATTCAGGGGCACCGGTGTCGCCTTAATCACTCCTTTCAAAAAAGATCTTTCTGTTGATTTTGATGCCTTTGCCAAGCTGCTTGATTTCACCATAGACGGTGGCATTGACTACCTTGTTGTATCAGGAACTACCGGAGAATCGGCTACTACTACCCCGGATGAAAAAAATGAAATTTTATCTTCCGCTATCAAACATGTAAAAGGAAGAAAATCAGTTGTCTATGGTATCGGGGGAAATAACACCCAGGCTGTTATTGAAGTCATAAAAAATAGTGACTTTACGGGAGTAGATGCAATACTATCTGTAAGTCCTTATTACAACAAACCTACCCAGGAAGGTATCTACAGACATTATTCTGCAATAGCAGAAAATTGTCCTGTGCCTGTTATTTTATACAACGTTCCGGGCAGAACTTCTTCAAATATTACGGCAGAAACAACGATAAGATTAGCCAGGCATCACAACATCATTGGCATCAAAGAAGCATCAGGAGATTTAGGACAATGCATGCAGATTGTAAAAAACTCAGCGGACGATTTTCTGGTTATTTCCGGTGATGACCTGTTGACCGTTCCTATGCTTTCATTCGGCATGGATGGCGTGATTTCAGTGCTTGCCAATGCTTTTCCAGAAAAATTCAGCAGTTTGGTTTCGATGGGTTTAAAAGGCCAGTTCAAGCCCGCATCAAAGTTACTTTTTGACCTGTTGGAAATTAATCCCTTAATGTATGAAGAAAGCAATCCGGTGGGCATAAAAGCAGCTTTGGAAGTGTTGGGTATTTGTAACAGAACTGTTCGGGCTCCGCTAATAGATGCGTCTGAAGGATTGGTAAAGAGGATACGTAAATTATTAAAAGCGGTCTAA
- a CDS encoding AMP-binding protein encodes MESNQIVKDTKITIKQLVDLGLDEIDASKINDEINNLLNNYSAPVCWQKICKEILSPDIPFPIHQLIFDAVYADWDDSKGPKPVWLPSGETIKTSNISKIQTQLGIADYKDFHTWSVCNRAAFWELMVNELGIRFKDRYKKIVVVNGHARSLQNGLENPDWLVGAKMNIADSCFQDNPQEPAIIYQAEGGKINKMSHQQLEKFSNRVANGLTALGLKRGDAAAIDMIMTAEAVAIYLGIIKAGCVVVSIADSLAPGEVAKRLQISNAKLIFTQDFIIRGEKKLPLYDKILKADPPVVVVLPVGNGHVEHQRNPDSVGAHSLQIRKQDMIWDNFLSKDDKFDSVSSEPAGHVNILFSSGTTGDPKAIPWTHTTPIKCAADGYLHQNIQPGDVVAWPTNIGWMMGPWLIFASLINKATIALYYGAPVGREFGQFVQDAKVNMLGVVPSMVKRWIETDCMNGLDWSNIKVFSSTGEASNSQDYGWLMSKAGYKPVIEYCGGTEIGGGYITGTVVQPAVPAAFSTPALGLDFILLDENGKQTQNGEIFLVPPSIGLSTELLNKEHHKEYYAGNPDCTDNMEGAFGKLLKNELNSPPLTPPKGGRTGQHFTLPRGKSDGKVLPSTREGFRGAVDLRGANPILRSHGDQIERLPGNYFRALGRADDTMNLGGIKVSSAEIERTLNNIDGIRETAAIAVNPPGGGPSQLVIYAIVTQPRYASRSLSRHSREGRHLSCEKQELISIFQKSIKENLNPLFKVMNVVVLDELPRTASNKVMRRVLRNLELKNNG; translated from the coding sequence ATGGAGTCTAATCAAATTGTAAAAGATACTAAAATTACAATAAAACAACTTGTTGATCTTGGTCTGGATGAAATTGATGCCAGTAAGATAAATGATGAAATAAATAACCTGCTCAATAACTACTCAGCTCCGGTATGCTGGCAAAAGATATGTAAAGAAATACTTTCCCCTGATATTCCTTTTCCTATACATCAACTTATCTTTGATGCAGTCTATGCTGATTGGGATGATTCAAAAGGCCCCAAGCCAGTGTGGCTGCCTTCCGGTGAAACAATTAAAACCTCAAATATTTCAAAGATACAAACTCAATTAGGTATTGCAGACTACAAAGATTTTCACACCTGGTCGGTTTGTAACCGGGCTGCATTTTGGGAACTGATGGTAAATGAGCTCGGTATCAGGTTTAAAGACCGTTATAAAAAAATAGTTGTAGTGAACGGGCATGCCCGTTCACTACAAAATGGACTAGAAAATCCTGATTGGCTGGTTGGTGCAAAGATGAATATTGCAGATAGCTGTTTTCAGGATAATCCTCAAGAACCTGCTATCATATACCAGGCTGAAGGTGGAAAAATAAACAAAATGAGCCATCAGCAATTGGAAAAATTTTCAAATCGTGTTGCCAATGGTTTAACAGCTTTGGGATTAAAGCGTGGAGATGCTGCTGCCATAGATATGATCATGACTGCTGAGGCCGTTGCAATCTACCTGGGCATCATTAAAGCGGGCTGTGTAGTAGTTTCTATTGCCGACAGTCTCGCTCCAGGTGAAGTAGCCAAACGCCTGCAAATTTCAAATGCAAAGCTGATCTTTACCCAGGATTTTATTATCAGAGGTGAGAAGAAGTTACCATTGTATGACAAAATATTAAAAGCCGATCCACCTGTAGTTGTTGTTTTACCTGTAGGGAATGGGCATGTTGAGCACCAGCGAAATCCCGATTCTGTCGGGGCCCATTCCCTGCAAATCAGGAAGCAGGACATGATTTGGGATAATTTTTTGAGTAAAGATGATAAATTTGACTCCGTTTCATCTGAACCGGCCGGTCATGTAAACATCCTTTTCTCATCAGGCACTACTGGTGACCCCAAAGCGATTCCCTGGACGCATACCACACCCATAAAATGTGCGGCTGATGGCTATTTACATCAAAACATCCAGCCGGGGGATGTGGTTGCCTGGCCCACCAATATCGGCTGGATGATGGGACCCTGGCTTATCTTCGCCAGCCTGATCAATAAAGCGACCATAGCGCTTTATTATGGTGCACCTGTTGGTAGAGAATTCGGACAATTTGTACAGGATGCAAAAGTGAATATGTTGGGTGTAGTGCCCAGCATGGTCAAACGGTGGATTGAAACGGATTGCATGAACGGATTGGATTGGAGCAATATTAAAGTTTTTAGCTCAACCGGGGAAGCCTCTAATTCGCAGGATTATGGGTGGTTGATGAGCAAAGCAGGCTACAAACCCGTAATTGAGTATTGCGGAGGCACTGAAATAGGCGGTGGATATATTACCGGCACGGTAGTTCAGCCAGCCGTTCCGGCTGCTTTTTCAACACCTGCTTTGGGTCTTGATTTTATTTTGTTAGACGAAAATGGTAAACAAACCCAAAACGGTGAAATTTTCCTTGTACCTCCTTCTATCGGATTATCTACTGAGTTGCTAAACAAAGAACATCATAAAGAATATTATGCCGGGAACCCTGATTGTACGGACAATATGGAAGGCGCTTTTGGAAAGCTGCTAAAAAATGAGCTGAATAGCCCCCCTCTAACTCCCCCCAAAGGGGGGAGAACTGGCCAACACTTTACCCTTCCCCGAGGCAAAAGCGATGGCAAAGTCCTCCCGAGCACTCGGGAGGGATTTAGGGGGGCTGTGGATTTAAGGGGGGCTAATCCAATTCTACGCAGCCATGGCGACCAGATAGAACGTTTGCCCGGAAATTATTTCCGTGCGCTGGGACGGGCTGATGATACGATGAATCTTGGGGGCATTAAAGTAAGTTCTGCTGAAATTGAACGAACATTAAATAATATAGACGGAATAAGAGAAACGGCTGCTATCGCTGTGAACCCTCCCGGAGGAGGACCAAGCCAACTCGTTATTTATGCCATTGTAACGCAACCCCGATACGCTTCGCGGAGTTTATCCCGACACAGTCGGGAGGGCAGGCATTTAAGTTGCGAAAAACAGGAGTTGATCTCAATCTTCCAGAAAAGCATTAAAGAAAACCTCAATCCATTATTCAAAGTTATGAATGTAGTAGTGCTGGATGAATTACCCCGGACGGCTTCTAATAAGGTGATGAGGAGGGTATTGAGGAATTTGGAACTAAAAAATAATGGATGA